A stretch of Bradyrhizobium sp. AZCC 2262 DNA encodes these proteins:
- the pyrH gene encoding UMP kinase: MAEPVYRRVVIKLSGEYLAGSHSFGIDQPTVDRIADDLIAAQKLGVEVAVVIGGGNIVRGVEVSSRGVSRPTGDTMGMLATMMNCLALEAAIERKGTPARTLSAFVMPEISELFTRSAAHKYLADGRIVLLGGGTGNPFFTTDTTAVLRAAEIGAQAVLKATNVDGVYSADPKKDPQAKRFDRLTHSQAIAGDYKVMDATAFALARETSLPIIVFSIAEPGSIGAILRGTGHGTVVAG; this comes from the coding sequence ATGGCTGAGCCGGTCTATCGTCGCGTCGTGATCAAGCTCTCGGGCGAGTATCTCGCAGGCAGCCACTCTTTCGGTATCGACCAGCCTACCGTTGACCGCATCGCCGACGATTTGATCGCGGCGCAGAAGCTCGGTGTCGAGGTGGCCGTCGTGATCGGCGGCGGCAATATCGTCCGCGGCGTGGAAGTCTCCTCGCGCGGCGTGTCGCGCCCGACCGGCGACACCATGGGCATGCTCGCCACCATGATGAACTGCCTGGCGCTGGAGGCGGCGATCGAGCGCAAGGGGACGCCGGCGCGGACCCTGTCGGCGTTCGTGATGCCCGAGATTTCCGAGCTGTTCACCCGCAGTGCAGCGCACAAATACCTCGCCGACGGCCGAATCGTGCTGCTTGGCGGTGGAACCGGCAACCCGTTCTTCACCACCGACACCACAGCGGTGTTGCGGGCGGCCGAAATCGGGGCGCAGGCCGTGCTCAAGGCCACCAATGTCGACGGCGTCTACAGCGCCGACCCCAAAAAGGACCCGCAGGCCAAGCGTTTCGACCGCCTGACGCATTCGCAGGCGATTGCCGGCGACTACAAGGTGATGGATGCGACCGCATTCGCGCTTGCCCGCGAGACGTCACTGCCTATCATCGTATTCTCGATCGCCGAGCCGGGTTCGATCGGCGCGATCCTGCGCGGGACCGGCCACGGCACGGTGGTTGCCGGCTGA
- a CDS encoding VOC family protein, whose translation MPNFSFVLLYVENPPASAGFYADLLGRPIVETSPTFAMLPLTEGVMLGLWSRKTVEPAAAAQAGASEVAFTVENAAAVEATFADWKKRGLNILQDPVQMDFGATFVAADPDGHRLRVFVPAAA comes from the coding sequence ATGCCGAATTTCAGCTTCGTCCTGCTCTATGTCGAGAACCCGCCGGCGAGCGCCGGCTTTTATGCCGACTTGCTCGGCCGCCCCATCGTCGAGACCTCGCCGACCTTTGCGATGCTGCCGCTGACCGAGGGCGTGATGCTGGGACTGTGGTCGCGCAAGACCGTGGAGCCCGCTGCCGCCGCGCAGGCAGGCGCCAGTGAAGTCGCGTTCACGGTCGAAAATGCCGCCGCGGTCGAGGCAACCTTCGCCGACTGGAAGAAGCGCGGGCTGAACATCTTGCAAGACCCCGTGCAGATGGATTTCGGTGCGACCTTCGTCGCGGCCGATCCCGACGGCCATCGCCTGCGCGTGTTCGTTCCTGCGGCGGCGTGA
- the tsf gene encoding translation elongation factor Ts: MATITAAMVKELRESTGAGMMDCKAALTETNGDMTAAQDWLRKKGLSKAAKKAGRVAAEGLIGALTSGAKGVVVEVNSETDFVARNEQFQGLVKMIAQVALHNGADVEKIKAAKVGSVTVETAISDAIATIGENMSLRRATSLEVGQGVVSSYVHGAVIDGAGKMGVLVALESTGKTDELSHLGRQLAMHVAATNPQALDPSGLDPAIVTREKDVLADKYRQQGKAENVIEKIVESGLKTYYKEVCLLEQAFIHDEKGKSVAQAVKEAEGKIGAPVKIAGFVRYALGEGIEKQESDFAAEVAAASGKK; encoded by the coding sequence ATGGCAACGATCACTGCAGCGATGGTCAAGGAACTGCGCGAGTCGACCGGCGCAGGCATGATGGACTGCAAGGCAGCGCTCACCGAAACCAACGGCGACATGACAGCCGCGCAGGATTGGCTGCGCAAGAAGGGCCTGTCGAAGGCCGCCAAGAAGGCCGGCCGCGTCGCGGCGGAAGGCCTGATCGGTGCGCTGACCTCGGGCGCCAAGGGCGTCGTGGTCGAAGTCAACTCGGAAACCGATTTCGTTGCGCGCAACGAGCAGTTTCAGGGCCTCGTCAAGATGATCGCCCAGGTCGCGCTGCATAACGGCGCCGACGTCGAGAAGATCAAGGCGGCCAAGGTCGGCAGCGTCACGGTCGAGACCGCGATTTCGGACGCGATCGCCACCATCGGCGAGAACATGTCGCTGCGCCGTGCGACTTCGCTCGAAGTCGGCCAGGGCGTGGTGTCGAGCTATGTCCATGGCGCGGTGATCGACGGCGCCGGCAAGATGGGCGTGCTGGTGGCGCTCGAATCGACCGGCAAGACCGATGAGCTCAGCCATCTCGGCCGCCAGCTCGCCATGCACGTGGCCGCGACCAATCCGCAGGCGCTGGATCCGTCCGGCCTCGATCCGGCGATCGTGACACGTGAAAAGGACGTGCTGGCCGACAAATATCGCCAGCAGGGCAAGGCGGAGAACGTAATCGAGAAGATCGTCGAGTCCGGCCTGAAGACCTATTACAAGGAAGTCTGCCTGCTGGAGCAGGCGTTCATCCATGACGAGAAGGGCAAGTCGGTCGCCCAGGCGGTGAAGGAAGCCGAAGGCAAGATCGGCGCGCCTGTGAAGATTGCCGGATTTGTGCGCTATGCTCTCGGCGAGGGAATCGAAAAGCAGGAATCCGATTTCGCGGCCGAGGTCGCGGCGGCCAGCGGCAAGAAGTAA
- a CDS encoding phosphatidate cytidylyltransferase produces MTEREAAPAAASAPDSRIRESDSRNLVMRIAVAVVLIPLAVAIAYAGGWLWTALVTLAAIGLFVEWLAIVGLSGATRVTVPGVAALAVAGLCFAIGRLDAALIVLGVGFVAVVSIAPERRGWAAAGFLYAAAAEIASVLVRLDPIRGFAALMFVLLIVWVTDSGGYFAGRGIGGPKLWPSVSPKKTWAGAVGGFAASLAVAAGFAAFDLGKAGPLLMLSGALSVVSQLGDLFESAVKRRFGVKDSSHIIPGHGGLMDRLDGFVAAVVVAALFGLLRGGADGVGRGLMVW; encoded by the coding sequence GTGACCGAACGCGAGGCCGCGCCGGCGGCAGCGAGCGCGCCCGATTCGCGAATTCGCGAATCTGATTCGCGCAATCTCGTGATGCGCATCGCCGTAGCCGTCGTGCTGATCCCGCTTGCGGTCGCGATCGCCTATGCGGGCGGCTGGCTGTGGACCGCACTGGTAACGTTGGCTGCCATCGGCCTGTTTGTGGAATGGCTCGCGATCGTGGGGCTCAGCGGAGCTACTCGCGTGACGGTGCCGGGTGTGGCCGCGCTTGCGGTCGCCGGGCTATGTTTTGCGATAGGCCGCCTCGATGCCGCGCTGATCGTGCTCGGCGTCGGATTCGTCGCGGTGGTGTCGATCGCGCCGGAGCGGCGAGGCTGGGCAGCGGCCGGATTTTTGTACGCGGCGGCAGCCGAGATCGCCTCAGTGCTGGTGCGACTCGATCCCATCAGGGGATTCGCCGCACTGATGTTCGTGCTGCTGATCGTGTGGGTGACCGACAGCGGCGGCTACTTTGCGGGCCGCGGCATTGGCGGCCCGAAGCTGTGGCCGAGCGTCAGCCCGAAAAAGACCTGGGCGGGCGCTGTCGGCGGGTTTGCCGCCAGCCTGGCTGTGGCGGCAGGCTTTGCCGCGTTCGATCTGGGCAAAGCAGGGCCGTTATTGATGCTTTCAGGGGCGCTTTCGGTCGTCTCACAGCTCGGCGACCTCTTCGAATCCGCCGTGAAGCGGCGATTTGGCGTAAAGGACTCAAGTCACATTATTCCCGGCCACGGCGGGCTAATGGATCGCCTGGATGGATTTGTCGCAGCCGTCGTCGTGGCGGCTCTTTTCGGCCTTCTGCGGGGTGGCGCCGATGGCGTCGGCCGCGGTCTTATGGTTTGGTGA
- a CDS encoding aminoacyl-tRNA deacylase — protein MTVSPTLQKYLDQSVTYDLIPHAPTMSSTRTAEACHVPGEALAKAVVLRRDGGYMMAVLPASHHLHLSALKSQLGHKVDLASEDEIERLFEDCERGAVPPLGECYGLDVIVDNSIDARRHVYLEGGDHATLIRLEGPQFARLTAKAWRGHFSTHD, from the coding sequence ATGACCGTTTCCCCGACCCTGCAGAAATACCTGGATCAGAGCGTCACCTACGACCTGATCCCCCATGCCCCCACGATGTCATCGACGCGCACGGCCGAGGCTTGCCATGTCCCGGGCGAGGCGCTGGCCAAGGCCGTCGTGCTGCGCCGCGACGGCGGCTACATGATGGCTGTCCTTCCCGCCTCCCATCACCTGCATCTGTCGGCCCTGAAAAGTCAGCTCGGCCACAAGGTCGACCTGGCGAGCGAGGACGAAATCGAACGGCTGTTCGAGGATTGCGAGCGCGGGGCCGTACCGCCGCTCGGCGAGTGCTACGGGCTGGATGTCATCGTCGACAACAGCATCGATGCACGGCGTCACGTCTACCTGGAAGGCGGCGATCACGCCACGCTGATCCGCCTGGAGGGCCCGCAATTCGCGCGACTGACGGCGAAGGCCTGGCGCGGCCACTTCAGCACGCACGATTGA
- a CDS encoding caspase family protein: MRVARSLSIFSACLVAISGLAGHLNTAAAQQPEKRIALVVGNGAYAKSPLATAANDAGLIAQTLQAAGFDVIGARDLDGDTLRKSFRDFIQKAESSGPDTVAMVYLAGYGLQLAGENYFVPVDSAINRDTDVPIEALRTGDYIRQLASLPLKAGIVVLDAARQQPFVNGQIASGLALVEADPHMLIAFNAAPGTVAPAEQGPYGAYAQSLAEMIRTGGLPLPEVFNRVRLRVNEASKGAQVPWDSQKVDAAFTFFERAPDAPAATPPDQVAAIRNKPIRELGVQDAYAAALERDTLPAYEDFLGAYPDDPMAKRVRAIAAARREAITWRRTYRADTPNAYWSYLQRYPRGPHAADARRRLAILTASLEPPPSFDVIDYDVPPPPPEEFIYVDRPVLAFGDPDLDFVPPPPAPVYYLPPPPDDFVILEPPPPPIGLFILPQPIFVPIPVYVRAPRYVAPPPNNIIFANIHNRAVINNVINRPPQPTSPSDRLGAGRPGAPAAPGQRGATPTLPPAVAQRATLIQQGKAPVPPSAAINPAVRTGLPGAGPAGRPNVTQPVNAPGALPSNQTLPRTNALPVPGARGAPPAPPSAAVSPGTVNPNARLAPDAKPPGGAAPTAPGAATGSRPAIGATAPAGPRVVAPPPSAAAPKPSAAIAPKPQLQPELRRAPPPAAVHAARPPPPAARVAPPSPPPRMAAPPPRMAAPSPPPRMAAPPPPRMAAPPPRMAAPPPRPAPAAVARKCPPGARC; this comes from the coding sequence ATGCGGGTAGCAAGAAGTTTGTCGATCTTCTCGGCGTGTCTCGTCGCGATATCGGGGCTGGCGGGACATTTGAACACCGCCGCCGCGCAGCAGCCGGAAAAGCGCATTGCGCTGGTGGTCGGCAATGGCGCCTATGCGAAATCGCCGCTTGCAACCGCGGCCAACGATGCCGGCCTGATCGCGCAGACCTTGCAGGCGGCCGGCTTCGACGTGATCGGCGCGCGCGATCTCGATGGCGACACGCTGCGCAAGAGTTTTCGCGATTTCATCCAGAAAGCCGAAAGCTCGGGGCCGGACACGGTCGCGATGGTGTATCTGGCCGGTTACGGGCTGCAGCTGGCGGGCGAGAACTATTTCGTGCCGGTCGATTCCGCGATCAACCGCGATACCGACGTGCCGATCGAGGCGCTACGGACCGGTGACTACATCCGCCAACTCGCCTCGCTGCCGCTGAAGGCCGGAATCGTCGTGCTGGACGCGGCGCGGCAGCAGCCTTTCGTCAACGGGCAGATCGCCAGCGGCCTCGCCTTGGTCGAGGCGGACCCGCATATGCTGATCGCATTCAACGCGGCGCCCGGAACGGTCGCACCGGCCGAGCAGGGACCGTACGGCGCCTACGCGCAGTCGCTGGCCGAGATGATCCGGACCGGCGGATTGCCGCTGCCGGAGGTCTTCAATCGCGTGCGGCTTCGCGTCAACGAGGCAAGCAAGGGCGCGCAGGTGCCCTGGGACAGCCAGAAGGTCGATGCGGCCTTCACATTCTTCGAGCGCGCACCGGATGCGCCGGCAGCTACGCCGCCGGACCAGGTCGCCGCCATCCGCAACAAGCCGATCCGCGAGCTTGGTGTGCAAGATGCCTATGCCGCGGCGCTGGAGCGCGACACGCTGCCGGCCTATGAGGATTTTCTCGGCGCCTATCCCGACGATCCCATGGCGAAGCGGGTGAGGGCGATCGCGGCAGCGCGGCGCGAAGCAATCACGTGGCGCCGCACCTACCGCGCCGACACGCCGAACGCCTATTGGTCGTATCTGCAACGCTATCCGCGCGGGCCGCATGCCGCCGACGCGCGCCGCCGCCTTGCCATTCTCACCGCGTCGCTGGAGCCGCCGCCGTCGTTTGACGTCATCGACTACGACGTGCCGCCGCCGCCGCCGGAAGAGTTCATCTATGTCGACCGACCGGTGCTGGCCTTCGGAGATCCAGATCTCGATTTTGTCCCGCCGCCACCCGCGCCGGTCTACTATCTGCCGCCGCCGCCGGACGATTTCGTGATATTGGAGCCGCCGCCGCCGCCGATCGGGCTGTTCATCCTGCCGCAACCGATCTTTGTGCCGATCCCGGTCTATGTGCGGGCTCCGCGCTATGTGGCGCCGCCGCCAAACAACATCATCTTTGCCAACATCCACAACCGGGCCGTCATCAACAACGTCATCAACAGGCCGCCGCAGCCGACGTCGCCCTCGGATCGACTTGGTGCCGGACGCCCCGGTGCTCCGGCCGCGCCGGGGCAACGTGGCGCCACGCCGACACTGCCGCCTGCGGTCGCCCAAAGGGCGACGCTGATCCAGCAAGGCAAGGCGCCAGTACCGCCGAGTGCTGCGATCAATCCTGCTGTGAGGACTGGTTTGCCTGGCGCTGGGCCGGCCGGAAGGCCGAATGTGACGCAGCCGGTCAATGCACCGGGCGCGCTGCCGTCGAACCAGACTTTGCCGAGGACCAACGCACTCCCCGTTCCAGGCGCCAGGGGTGCGCCGCCCGCGCCGCCGAGCGCCGCGGTATCGCCAGGCACCGTCAATCCGAACGCCAGGCTTGCACCGGACGCGAAGCCACCGGGGGGAGCGGCTCCCACGGCACCCGGCGCGGCTACCGGCTCCAGGCCCGCCATCGGGGCCACAGCTCCGGCGGGCCCGCGGGTCGTGGCGCCGCCACCCAGCGCCGCTGCGCCGAAGCCGTCCGCTGCGATTGCGCCGAAACCTCAATTGCAGCCTGAACTTCGGCGCGCGCCGCCGCCGGCCGCGGTACATGCGGCAAGGCCCCCACCGCCGGCGGCCCGGGTCGCTCCGCCATCCCCACCGCCGAGGATGGCCGCGCCGCCGCCGAGGATGGCCGCCCCGTCGCCGCCACCGAGGATGGCTGCACCACCTCCGCCCCGGATGGCTGCTCCGCCGCCCCGGATGGCCGCGCCTCCGCCACGCCCGGCGCCGGCGGCGGTCGCCAGGAAGTGCCCGCCGGGTGCCCGGTGCTGA
- the frr gene encoding ribosome recycling factor yields the protein MPTPGFDINELKRRMQGASQSLKHELGGLRTGRAAASMLEPVQVEAYGSHMPLNQLATVSVPEPRLLSVQVWDKSMVKAVEKAIVDSNLGLSPATEGQVLRLRIPELNEERRKELVKVAHKYAEAAKVAVRHVRRDGLDIVKKLEKNHEISEDDQERLANDVQKATDGTIAEIDQLLAAKEKEILTV from the coding sequence ATGCCCACGCCCGGTTTTGACATCAACGAATTGAAGCGCCGCATGCAAGGCGCCTCCCAGTCGCTCAAGCACGAGCTGGGCGGCCTGCGGACCGGCCGCGCCGCGGCGTCCATGCTGGAGCCGGTGCAGGTCGAGGCTTACGGCTCGCACATGCCCCTCAACCAGCTCGCGACCGTCAGCGTCCCCGAGCCGCGCCTGCTCTCCGTGCAGGTGTGGGACAAGTCCATGGTGAAGGCCGTCGAAAAGGCGATCGTCGATTCCAACCTCGGCCTGTCGCCCGCGACCGAAGGCCAGGTGCTGCGCTTGCGGATTCCCGAGCTCAACGAGGAACGGCGCAAGGAACTGGTGAAAGTCGCGCATAAATACGCCGAAGCCGCCAAGGTGGCGGTCCGCCATGTCCGTCGCGACGGGCTGGATATCGTCAAGAAGCTCGAGAAGAATCACGAGATTTCCGAAGACGATCAGGAACGGCTCGCCAATGACGTGCAAAAGGCGACCGACGGAACGATTGCGGAAATCGATCAGTTGCTTGCGGCGAAGGAAAAGGAAATCCTCACCGTTTGA
- the dxr gene encoding 1-deoxy-D-xylulose-5-phosphate reductoisomerase produces MSAVPLRNNKAVAAAARTVTVLGATGSIGDSTMDLLRGARDRYEVEALTANSNVEALAKLAKEFGARFAAIADPARLGELKDALAGTGIECGAGESAIIEAAARPADWVMAAVSGAAGLKPALAAVDRGAAVALANKECLVCAGDFFMQRAAKAGACILPADSEHNALFQALSSGNREELVRVIITASGGPFRTWAPADIERATLEQALKHPNWSMGQKITIDSASMMNKGLEVIEASYLFALTADEIDVLVHPQSIIHGMVEFSDRSVVAQLGAPDMRIPIAHCLGWPDRIVGPSARLDLAKIGQLTFEAPDFERFPGLRLAYEALRTGRGATTVFNAANEVAVAAFIAGKIKFGSIARLVEATINDWIRAGNLAPLSSADDAIAVDHNARNRAAALLPQIALKAS; encoded by the coding sequence ATGAGCGCAGTTCCGTTGCGTAACAACAAGGCCGTGGCGGCAGCCGCGCGCACCGTCACGGTGTTGGGCGCCACCGGTTCCATCGGCGACAGCACCATGGATTTGCTGCGCGGCGCGCGCGACCGTTACGAGGTCGAGGCGCTGACAGCGAATTCCAATGTCGAAGCACTGGCCAAACTCGCCAAGGAATTCGGCGCACGATTCGCTGCAATCGCCGACCCGGCGCGGCTCGGCGAATTGAAGGATGCCCTGGCCGGCACGGGCATCGAATGCGGCGCCGGCGAAAGCGCGATCATCGAGGCCGCGGCGCGTCCCGCCGACTGGGTGATGGCAGCCGTGAGCGGTGCGGCCGGGCTGAAACCCGCGCTCGCCGCGGTCGACCGCGGCGCGGCGGTCGCGCTCGCCAACAAGGAATGCCTGGTTTGTGCCGGCGATTTCTTCATGCAGCGCGCGGCGAAAGCCGGTGCCTGCATCCTGCCGGCGGATTCCGAACACAACGCATTGTTTCAGGCGCTCTCTTCCGGCAATCGCGAGGAATTGGTCCGCGTGATCATCACCGCCTCGGGCGGGCCGTTTCGCACCTGGGCGCCGGCCGACATCGAACGGGCGACGCTGGAACAGGCCTTGAAGCATCCGAACTGGAGCATGGGCCAGAAGATCACGATCGATTCGGCCTCGATGATGAACAAGGGTCTCGAAGTCATTGAGGCCTCCTATCTCTTCGCGCTGACCGCCGACGAGATCGACGTTCTCGTGCATCCGCAGTCGATCATCCACGGCATGGTCGAATTCTCCGATCGGTCTGTGGTTGCGCAGCTCGGCGCGCCCGACATGCGCATCCCGATTGCGCACTGCCTTGGATGGCCCGACCGAATCGTTGGCCCGTCGGCGAGGCTCGATCTCGCAAAAATCGGACAGCTCACCTTCGAGGCGCCGGACTTCGAGCGATTCCCGGGCTTGCGTCTGGCCTACGAGGCGTTACGTACAGGCCGTGGTGCGACCACGGTATTCAACGCTGCCAATGAGGTGGCGGTGGCGGCGTTTATTGCCGGAAAGATCAAATTCGGGTCGATCGCACGCCTTGTCGAAGCCACCATCAACGACTGGATTCGCGCCGGGAACCTTGCGCCTTTGAGCTCGGCCGACGACGCGATTGCCGTTGACCATAACGCGCGAAATCGAGCCGCCGCCCTATTGCCTCAAATTGCCTTAAAAGCATCCTAG
- a CDS encoding helix-turn-helix transcriptional regulator, translated as MSRAQRLLDLIQLLRGYRRPVSGAVLAEALGISLRTPYRDIETLNGQGAQIDGEPGVGYVLRPGFMLPPLMFSEDEIEAIVLGSRWVADRTDAALSGAARSALAKISAVLPPDLKDGLDTSGLLIGPGQAIAAGDAELPVIRQAIRTERKLRIGYLDGNGRSSRRTVWPFALGFFDRVRIVVAWCELREGFRHFRTDRIGKVQALDKRYPRRRQALLKDWRAAEGIPEH; from the coding sequence ATGTCGCGCGCGCAGCGCCTGCTCGATCTCATTCAGCTTTTGCGTGGCTATCGACGCCCGGTCAGCGGCGCGGTGCTGGCCGAGGCGCTTGGGATTTCGCTGCGCACGCCGTACCGCGACATCGAAACGCTCAACGGTCAGGGCGCGCAGATCGATGGCGAACCGGGCGTCGGCTACGTGCTGCGTCCGGGATTCATGCTGCCGCCGCTGATGTTCTCGGAAGACGAAATCGAGGCGATCGTGCTCGGCTCGCGCTGGGTGGCGGACCGCACGGACGCGGCCTTGAGCGGCGCCGCGCGCAGCGCATTGGCCAAGATATCTGCCGTGCTTCCGCCGGACCTGAAGGATGGTCTCGATACGTCCGGCCTTCTGATCGGGCCGGGACAAGCGATCGCCGCCGGTGATGCCGAACTGCCGGTCATTCGCCAGGCGATCCGGACCGAGCGCAAATTGCGGATCGGCTATCTCGACGGTAATGGACGCAGCTCCAGGCGCACGGTCTGGCCGTTCGCGCTGGGCTTTTTCGACCGCGTGCGGATCGTCGTGGCGTGGTGCGAGCTCCGCGAGGGCTTTCGGCATTTCCGCACCGACCGCATCGGCAAGGTGCAAGCCCTCGACAAGCGCTATCCGCGCCGCCGACAGGCCCTGCTGAAGGATTGGCGTGCGGCCGAAGGAATCCCCGAACACTGA
- a CDS encoding isoprenyl transferase has product MPNAAAPATEGPDRSVPLHVAIIMDGNGRWAAARGLPRAEGHRRGVEALRRVVRASHELGVLYLTIFSFSSENWSRPATEIGDLFGLLRRFIRNDLATLHSDGVRVRVIGEREGLEPDICTLLNEAEELTRANTKLNLVVAFNYGSRQEIAGAAQRLAREVAEGKRDPASIDADALGRYLDAPDIPDPDLIIRTSGEQRLSNFLMWQAAYSELVFVPIHWPDFDKAALESAIAEYARRERRFGGLAAKTGS; this is encoded by the coding sequence ATGCCGAACGCCGCCGCCCCCGCCACGGAAGGACCGGATCGATCCGTCCCGTTGCATGTGGCGATCATCATGGACGGAAATGGGCGCTGGGCGGCAGCGCGCGGCTTGCCGCGTGCCGAAGGCCACCGCCGCGGTGTCGAGGCGCTGCGCCGCGTCGTTCGCGCCTCCCATGAACTCGGCGTGCTTTACCTCACGATCTTTTCGTTCAGTTCCGAGAACTGGTCGCGGCCGGCGACCGAGATCGGCGACCTGTTCGGACTGCTCCGCCGCTTCATCCGCAACGATCTGGCGACACTGCACAGCGACGGCGTGCGCGTGCGCGTGATCGGGGAGCGGGAAGGGCTGGAGCCCGATATTTGCACGCTCCTGAACGAAGCCGAGGAACTGACCCGGGCCAACACCAAGCTCAATCTCGTGGTCGCGTTCAATTACGGATCGCGCCAGGAAATCGCGGGCGCCGCGCAACGGCTGGCGCGCGAAGTGGCGGAGGGCAAGCGCGATCCGGCCTCGATCGACGCCGATGCGCTCGGCCGCTATCTCGACGCGCCCGACATTCCCGATCCCGACCTGATCATCCGCACCAGCGGCGAGCAGCGGCTGTCGAACTTCCTGATGTGGCAGGCGGCCTACAGCGAACTCGTATTCGTGCCGATCCACTGGCCGGACTTCGACAAGGCCGCGCTCGAAAGCGCCATTGCCGAATACGCCAGACGGGAACGCCGTTTTGGCGGTCTGGCCGCGAAAACCGGATCGTGA
- a CDS encoding 30S ribosomal protein S2: MSLPDFSMRQLLEAGVHFGHQSHRWNPKMAEFIFGARNNIHIIDLAQTVPMLHRALQAVSDTVAKGGRILFVGTKRQAQDGVAEAAKRSAQYFVNSRWLGGTLTNWKTISGSIKRLRHLDEVLSGGEANSYTKKERLTLQRERDKLDRSLGGIKDMGGLPDMIFVIDTNKEDIAIQEAQRLNIPVAAIVDTNSDPKGITFVVPGNDDAGRAISLYCDLIARAAIDGISRAQGDHGIDIGASAQPAREEIPAAPQPTGFQGLAGPRGTADNLKKLTGVSGAIEKKLNDLGIFHYWQLAELDHDTAHKIGEEVGLPSRADAWVAQAKTLTAEAE, encoded by the coding sequence ATGTCGCTACCCGATTTTTCTATGCGTCAGCTGCTTGAAGCTGGCGTGCACTTTGGCCACCAATCGCACCGCTGGAATCCGAAAATGGCGGAGTTCATTTTCGGTGCCCGCAACAACATCCACATCATCGATCTCGCCCAGACCGTGCCGATGCTGCATCGCGCGCTGCAGGCGGTATCCGACACCGTCGCCAAGGGCGGCCGCATTCTGTTCGTCGGCACCAAGCGCCAGGCGCAGGACGGTGTCGCTGAGGCTGCCAAGCGTTCGGCGCAGTATTTCGTCAATTCGCGCTGGCTCGGCGGCACGCTGACCAACTGGAAGACGATCTCGGGCTCGATCAAGCGCCTGCGCCATCTCGATGAGGTGCTGTCGGGGGGCGAAGCCAACTCCTACACCAAGAAGGAGCGGCTGACGCTGCAGCGCGAGCGGGACAAGCTCGACCGTTCGCTCGGCGGCATCAAGGACATGGGCGGTCTTCCCGACATGATCTTCGTGATCGACACCAACAAGGAAGACATCGCGATCCAGGAAGCGCAGCGGCTCAACATTCCAGTTGCCGCGATCGTCGATACCAACTCCGACCCCAAGGGCATCACCTTTGTGGTGCCGGGCAATGACGACGCCGGCCGCGCCATTTCGCTGTATTGCGACCTGATTGCCCGTGCTGCCATCGACGGCATCTCGCGCGCCCAGGGCGACCACGGCATCGACATCGGCGCCTCCGCTCAGCCGGCCCGCGAAGAGATTCCGGCAGCGCCCCAGCCGACCGGCTTCCAGGGTCTGGCCGGTCCGCGCGGCACCGCCGACAATCTCAAGAAGCTCACCGGCGTATCGGGTGCGATCGAGAAGAAGCTCAACGACCTCGGCATCTTCCACTACTGGCAGCTCGCCGAGCTCGACCACGACACCGCGCACAAGATCGGCGAAGAGGTTGGTCTTCCGAGCCGCGCCGATGCCTGGGTTGCCCAGGCCAAGACGCTGACCGCGGAAGCGGAATAA
- a CDS encoding CBS domain-containing protein has product MKVKDAMHKGVDWVSPDTPITEIAKLMRAHDIGCIPIGEDDKLVGMVTDRDIVCKGLAGNGFDASRAKARDVMTDGIHCCREDDDLAKAVHHMETLKVRRLPVINKSKRMVGMISLGDIGHSTSGDLVSGYVKSVAAHH; this is encoded by the coding sequence ATGAAAGTCAAGGACGCGATGCACAAGGGCGTCGACTGGGTCAGCCCCGACACCCCCATCACCGAAATCGCCAAGCTGATGCGAGCGCACGATATCGGCTGCATTCCAATCGGAGAGGACGACAAGCTGGTCGGGATGGTGACCGATCGCGACATCGTCTGCAAAGGGCTTGCCGGCAACGGCTTCGATGCCAGCCGCGCCAAGGCACGCGATGTAATGACCGATGGGATCCATTGCTGCCGCGAGGACGATGACCTTGCCAAGGCGGTGCATCACATGGAGACGCTGAAGGTCCGCAGGTTGCCGGTGATCAACAAGAGCAAACGCATGGTCGGCATGATCAGCCTGGGCGACATCGGCCATTCTACATCAGGTGATTTGGTGTCCGGCTACGTGAAGAGCGTTGCGGCCCATCACTGA